From a region of the Lactuca sativa cultivar Salinas chromosome 4, Lsat_Salinas_v11, whole genome shotgun sequence genome:
- the LOC111891480 gene encoding CDPK-related kinase 5 produces MGSCSSKPSTGSKFSGHYDIDIPVKDNNEKEVEETTTTTTSKKTTKDEIEVGKKSPFFPFYSPSPAHNWFSKKSSPAKSPAPNASSNSTPRRFFRRPFPPPSPAKHIKSVLARRHGSVKPNEAAIPEGNESEGVSGLDKSFGFSKHFGSKYELGEEVGRGHFGYTCKAKFKKGELKGQEVAVKVIPKSKMTTAIAIEDVRREVKILRALTGHNNLVQFYDAYEDHEKVYVVMELCEGGELLDRILSRGGKYTEDDAKSVLIQILNVVAFCHLQGVVHRDLKPENFLFTSKDENSPLKAIDFGLSDFVKPDERLNDIVGSAYYVAPEVLHRSYSTEADVWSIGVIAYILLCGSRPFWARSESGIFRAVLKADPSFDEAPWPTLSSEAKDFVKRLLNKDPRKRMTAAQGLSHPWIRNTTNEVKVPLDISILRLMKAYMRSSALRKAALRALSKTLTVDELFYLKEQFSLLEPSKNGSISMENIKAALMKHATDAMKESRVHDFLASLSALQYRRMDFEEFCAAAINIYQLEALERWEQHARCAYELFEKDGNRAIMIEELASELGLSPSVPVHAVLHDWIRHTDGKLSFLGFVKLLHGVSSRTLANKPQ; encoded by the exons ATGGGTAGTTGCAGCTCTAAACCCTCGACAGGATCCAAATTTTCCGGTCATTATGATATCGATATTCCGGTTAAAGATAATAATGAGAAAGAGGTAGAAGAAACAACGACGACGACGACGTCTAAGAAGACCACAAAGGACGAAATTGAGGTAGGGAAGAAGTCTCCATTTTTTCCGTTTTACAGTCCGAGTCCAGCTCACAATTGGTTCTCGAAAAAATCATCTCCGGCGAAATCTCCGGCGCCTAATGCGAGTTCTAATTCTACTCCGAGGAGATTCTTCCGGCGACCGTTTCCTCCCCCGTCTCCGGCGAAGCACATTAAGTCGGTGTTGGCGAGACGGCATGGCTCGGTGAAGCCGAACGAGGCGGCGATACCGGAGGGAAATGAATCGGAAGGGGTTTCGGGATTAGATAAAAGCTTTGGGTTTTCGAAGCATTTTGGGAGCAAATACGAACTTGGTGAAGAAGTCGGAAGAGGGCATTTTGGATACACTTGTAAAGCTAAGTTCAAGAAAGGGGAACTTAAGGGTCAAGAAGTTGCAGTCAAAGTTATCCCGAAGTCAAAG ATGACAACAGCCATAGCCATTGAAGATGTGAGAAGAGAGGTAAAGATATTGCGAGCTTTAACAGGACATAACAACTTAGTGCAATTTTACGATGCATATGAAGATCATGAAAAAGTCTATGTTGTGATGGA gTTATGTGAAGGAGGGGAACTCTTGGATAGAATACTTTCAAG AGGTGGAAAATACACAGAAGATGATGCGAAATCAGTATTGATACAAATATTAAATGTTGTTGCGTTTTGTCATCTTCAAGGTGTTGTACACCGAGACTTAAAACCAGAG AATTTCTTGTTTACATCAAAGGATGAAAACTCGCCTCTTAAAGCCATAGATTTTGGTTTATCAGACTTTGTGAAGCCCG ATGAAAGGCTTAATGATATTGTTGGGAGTGCGTATTATGTTGCTCCTGAAGTTCTACATAGATCATATAGTACTGAAGCAGATGTATGGAGTATTGGTGTTATAGCTTATATTCTTTTGTGTGGAAGTCGCCCTTTTTGGGCTCGATCTGAATCAGGAATCTTTAGAGCTGTTTTAAAAGCGGACCCCAGTTTTGATGAAGCTCCTTGGCCTACTTTGTCATCTGAGGCCAAAGATTTTGTCAAAAGATTGTTGAATAAGGATCCTAGAAAAAGAATGACAGCTGCCCAAGGCCTCA GTCATCCATGGATTAGAAATACTACTAATGAAGTGAAAGTGCCTCTTGACATCTCCATATTGAGACTCATGAAGGCTTATATGCGTTCTTCTGCCCTTCGTAAAGCTGCTTTAcgg GCTTTATCAAAGACATTGACTGTAGACGAGTTGTTTTATTTAAAGGAGCAATTTTCTTTGTTGGAGCCGAGCAAAAACGGATCCATAAGCATGGAAAATATCAAAGCA GCGTTGATGAAACATGCTACGGATGCCATGAAGGAGTCACGTGTCCATGATTTCCTAGCATCG CTTAGTGCGCTTCAATATCGAAGGATGgattttgaagaattttgtgCAGCTGCAATAAATATCTATCAACTTGAGGCTCTTGAAAGATGGGAACAACATGCTCGTTGTGCCTATGAACTCTTTGAAAAAGATGGAAATCGAGCCATCATGATTGAAGAACTCGCCTCT GAACTTGGGTTGAGCCCGTCGGTTCCGGTTCACGCGGTACTCCATGACTGGATCAGACACACGGATGGGAAGTTGAGTTTTCTTGGATTTGTGAAGTTGTTGCATGGTGTCTCAAGTCGGACCCTTGCAAATAAACCTCAATAA
- the LOC111891481 gene encoding zinc finger CCCH domain-containing protein 62, translating to MKPPVISISSDEEDDDGIFEEEELESELSSQDDTDYSESDDQEYDEEEENDVESDEEECSDNQGSNGIKELSLVECKAYLRKHGLRLSGSKEECRQRIKEHERLKDAGGESIYPRSSFSINCTGDACKGDVVLFKQKIKYDKGANRGNIVGKRTVAGRIVKESYGASKQQHTFTVEVLWNKGWKKLPVLSTLLVKGRNLYRYGTFRQPWKSEAERSKVLEEKHKRGEAARHIRKSNKTEIPSNNNNNNKRKLKKTEFLSNNNKGRKRQKLSNKGPSRSKQPTRTPKQNSTSAHKRKPIYMKKTEMPFRADPNRSIYLNHHRQQQEASLLPVPYERISSFPNMSLLGVPRYTVGQPPRQNPIMYQYEYQYQYQPRDYHHYTI from the exons ATGAAACCTCCCGTCATTTCAATCTCCTCCGACGAAGAAGACGATGACGGAATCTTCGAAGAAGAAGAACTAGAATCGGAATTGTCATCGCAAGACGACACCGATTATAGCGAATCGGACGATCAGGAGTATGACGAGGAGGAAGAAAACGATGTTGAGTCGGATGAAGAAGAATGTTCTGATAATCAAG GAAGTAATGGCATAAAGGAGTTAAGTCTTGTAGAGTGTAAAGCATACTTGAGGAAGCATGGATTGAGGTTATCTGGTTCCAAGGAGGAATGCAGACAGAGAATCAAAGAGCATGAGAG GTTAAAAGATGCAGGGGGTGAGTCAATATATCCCAGATCATCATTTTCAATTAACTGCACTG GTGATGCATGCAAAGGAGATGTCGTATTGTTCaaacaaaaaataaa ATATGATAAAGGGGCAAATAGAGGAAATATAGTGGGAAAAAGAACTGTTGCTGGAAGAATAGTGAAAGAAAGTTATGGCGCATCAAAGCAACAGCATACATTCACA GTTGAAGTGTTGTGGAACAAAGGGTGGAAAAAACTCCCTGTGCTTTCCACTTTGCTAGTGAAAGGTCGCAATCTCTACAGATATGGGACATTTAGACAG CCATGGAAGAGTGAAGCAGAAAGATCAAAAGTTCTTGAAGAAAAACACAAGCGAGGGGAAGCAGCTAGACATATAAGAAAATCAAACAAGACAGAAATTCCTtccaataacaataataataataaacggaAATTAAAAAAGACAGAATTTCTTTCCAATAACAATAAAG GTAGAAAGAGACAAAAGCTATCCAACAAAGGACCATCTCGAAGTAAACAACCAACTCGAACACCTAAACAAAACAGTACAAGTGCTCACAAGAGGAAGCCTATATATATGAAAAAGACGGAAATGCCCTTTCGAGCGGACCCAAACCGTTCGATATATCTTAATCATCATCGGCAACAACAAGAAGCATCGTTGTTGCCTGTTCCTTATGAACGCATTTCTTCATTTCCTAATATGTCCCTGCTAGGGGTCCCGCGTTACACTGTTGGACAACCACCTAGACAAAATCCTATCATGTATCAGTACGAGTATCAATATCAGTATCAACCACGTGATTACCATCATTACACCATATGA